The Orcinus orca chromosome 4, mOrcOrc1.1, whole genome shotgun sequence genome includes a region encoding these proteins:
- the LOC125964285 gene encoding ragulator complex protein LAMTOR5-like, whose amino-acid sequence MEASLEQHLKDAVKNPSTVGVLCTGSQGLDLGCCRTLSAEHAGVIFVLAQQAAKLTLAPTDIPTVCLESGNIIMI is encoded by the coding sequence ATGGAGGCGAGTTTGGAGCAGCACCTGAAGGACGCAGTGAAGAATCCATCCACCGTTGGAGTTCTGTGCACAGGTTCACAAGGACTCGATCTGGGCTGCTGCAGAACCCTGTCAGCTGAGCATGCTGGGGTGATATTTGTTCTAGCCCAGCAAGCAGCTAAGCTGACCTTGGCCCCCACTGATATTCCTACGGTGTGTCTAGAATCAGGGAACATTATCATGATCTAG